A section of the Ciona intestinalis chromosome 4, KH, whole genome shotgun sequence genome encodes:
- the LOC100186854 gene encoding THAP domain-containing protein 1-like codes for MSDKRPVRGRGCVAYGCRKRKFPKTRPRSNSSGSEDEESEMKRKHPRTFHSFPKDVQKRKQWEVKLRLPKLKLTNCSLICSDHFYERDIIRSSKNVMLRADAIPRRFKKFPKHLREKPKVERKLPLRRIKEEIINSDKVPKFEVDPVLRLDKVFSIEKDHQTLPAKISCHLPDHTYCVPSISVYVKKFHKNLARLEKSQHKLRMLRQHNKRLIRQRSKLKSTVNQLKSTINQLRKKDKPVPRGILQECFKLGKLVQYLNK; via the exons ATGTCCGATAAAAGACCCGTGAGAGGTAGAGGTTGTGTTGCTTATGGCTGTAGAAAACGAAAGTTTCCAAAGACTCGACCAAGATCCAACAGCTCTGGTAGCGAAGACGAAGAATCTGAGATGAAACGGAAACATCCACGTACATTTCACAG CTTTCCAAAAGATGTGCAGAAACGAAAACAATGGGAAGTTAAACTAAGATTACCAAAGTTGAAGTTAACGAATTGCTCTTTGATATGCTCTGATCATTTTTATGAAAGAGACATAATTCGCTCCAGTAAAAATGTTATGCTGAGGGCTGATGCCATACCTAGGaggtttaaaaagtttccCAAGCACCTAAGAGAG aaaCCTAAAGTTGAACGAAAACTGCCACTGAGAAGAATAAAAGaggaaataataaattcaGATAAAGTCCCAAAATTTGAAGTAGATCCGGTGCTTCGCTTAGATAAAGTATTTTCTATTGAAAAAGATCACCAAACTCTTCCTGCAAAAATATCATGCCACTTACCCGACCACACATATTGTGTACCATCTATTTCTGTATATGTCAAAAAATTTCACAAAAATCTAGCTAGGTTGGAGAAATCGCAACACAAACTTAGGATGCTAAGGCAGCATAATAAGCGTTTAATACGACAGCGTTCGAAGTTAAAATCAACTgtaaatcaattaaaatcaACTATAAATCAATTACGCAAAAAAGATAAACCAGTACCTCGAGGAATATTAcaagaatgttttaaattggGTAAATTGGtacagtatt